The genome window ACCACTGGGGTGGTTCGACCGCACGGTATCGTCGCGGTTATCCATCCTCCTCACTCAGTCCCTCATGCAAATCGGCGAGGGCACGGCACACTTCCTCGGGCCACTCGTCCGCGGCTTGACCACCATGATCGTGATGACCGTTCTTGCCTGGTTCTGGGCATGGCAGCTCGGGCTCGTCTTCTTGATCGCCATTCCGGTCATACTTTTATTAACGACGGCGACCCGCGCTCTGAAACGGGCCGGGGAACGGATGACTATTCCGACCGAAATCGACTTCGCCAGCCGCGTGGTGGAATTCGCGCACACGCAGCCGTCGCTTCGTGCCTCCGGGCGGGCACAGTCGTATGAGCCGCTCGACCGCGCACGGTCGGACAACTACCGCAGCCATGCTAAAGACCTGTGGGTGAGCCTGGCCGGCAATGTGATCTCAGGGATCGGCGCGCAAGCTATCACCGTGGCGCTCATTATCGTGGCCGCGGTGTTGGGCACAAGCGGCACGTTGACCCCCATCGCGACGGTGGCGTTCATCGGTGTGTCGCTCCGGTTCTCCAAGATCCTTGAGGAAATCGTCGGCAATACTCTGGCCATTGAGGTTGCACGTCAACCCATCGGGCAGGTCGACGAGATTATGTCCGCTTCCGAATTACCGACGCCTGCCGAGTGTGTGTCCCTCCCCGAGCCGGGCACAGTGGCGATGAAGTCAGCAACGTTCGGATACCAAAGCGGCAACCCCGTCATTCATGACGTATCCTTCACGGCACCTCAACACGGGCTCACGGCGATCGTCGGCCCGTCGGGAAGCGGAAAAACCACGCTCTTCCGCCTCATAGCCCGCTTCTGGGATGTCGACTCGGGCAGCGTCAGCGTCGGCGGCGTCGATGTCAAAGACCAGCCCACCGAGCAACTGATGGAACAGATTGCGATGGTGTTCCAGGATGTGTATCTCTACGACACCACCCTGTACGACAACATCAAAGTCGGAAACGACGACGCCACCGACGACGACGTGTACCACGCCGGAGCCCTCGCCGGCGTCCGTGAAATCGCAGAACGGCTCCCCGGCGGGTGGCACTCCACCGTGGGTGAAGGCGGAAACCGGCTCTCTGGTGGCGAGCGGCAACGCGTTTCCATCGCCCGCGCTCTGCTCAAACGGGCGCCGATTGTGCTGTTCGATGAGGCGACGTCGGCGTTGGATCCCGATAATGAGGCGCACATCGAGCAGGCCATTAATGACCTTCGAGATCGCTCAACGGTGCTGGTTATTGCGCATAAGCTCAACACGATCCGCAATGCTGACAAGATCGTCGTGCTCGATGAGGATGGTAACGTTGTGCAGGTCGGCACCCACGATGAACTCATTGCATCGAGTGGCATGTATCAACACCTATGGAGTGCCCGCGAAGCAGCACAAGGATGGTCATTAATTTGAGTCCCGGGCCCGGTCGCAAACCCGTCTTCGATAAGGAACAGGCTGTACAAGCCGCGCTCGAGGAAGGCGTCGCTACTTTCAGTCTCCGGGGTGTTGCCGACAAACTCGGAATTAAACCTCCGGCGCTGTACCGCATGTTTTCCTCGCGGGACGAGCTACAAGCAGCGGCGATGCAAAAGCTTGCCGAGCACATTAATGACCCGGCCGTGGCCACGACATGGCAGGACGCGCTCAGGCTGTTCAGCTCCCGATCATGGGACCTGTTTTCCCGCTACCCCGAGGCGCCCACGGTGATCATGACCAAACCCGAGGCCATCATTGGTGTGCTGCCCGGCTTCAGAAGGCTCATTGACCGGCTGGTTCGACTCAATATTCCCGGCGGATTCCCGTGCGCATCATTCGCCGTGGACTTCATTGGTGATATCACCATCACCACATTTATTCAGATGCGATCCTTCACAACAACCGACGAC of Corynebacterium kroppenstedtii DSM 44385 contains these proteins:
- a CDS encoding ABC transporter ATP-binding protein — its product is MSAESQSTLAWARNLLLIKDFRHILTADGYRRFIRSLWFAVVLGIIEGVGIFAVIPAITAYNDGGTSMGLTWPQWILVLIVLAIARAVMTYAQQTTGYMAAMDLLRHCTINVGNKVARLPLGWFDRTVSSRLSILLTQSLMQIGEGTAHFLGPLVRGLTTMIVMTVLAWFWAWQLGLVFLIAIPVILLLTTATRALKRAGERMTIPTEIDFASRVVEFAHTQPSLRASGRAQSYEPLDRARSDNYRSHAKDLWVSLAGNVISGIGAQAITVALIIVAAVLGTSGTLTPIATVAFIGVSLRFSKILEEIVGNTLAIEVARQPIGQVDEIMSASELPTPAECVSLPEPGTVAMKSATFGYQSGNPVIHDVSFTAPQHGLTAIVGPSGSGKTTLFRLIARFWDVDSGSVSVGGVDVKDQPTEQLMEQIAMVFQDVYLYDTTLYDNIKVGNDDATDDDVYHAGALAGVREIAERLPGGWHSTVGEGGNRLSGGERQRVSIARALLKRAPIVLFDEATSALDPDNEAHIEQAINDLRDRSTVLVIAHKLNTIRNADKIVVLDEDGNVVQVGTHDELIASSGMYQHLWSAREAAQGWSLI
- a CDS encoding TetR/AcrR family transcriptional regulator; the encoded protein is MSPGPGRKPVFDKEQAVQAALEEGVATFSLRGVADKLGIKPPALYRMFSSRDELQAAAMQKLAEHINDPAVATTWQDALRLFSSRSWDLFSRYPEAPTVIMTKPEAIIGVLPGFRRLIDRLVRLNIPGGFPCASFAVDFIGDITITTFIQMRSFTTTDDAGETPLDRYTTSADDNDDVFGMKDMPGTGFLDSKVEFIIAGIEHGIGPGNSEHEAS